AAGTTCACAGATTGCACATAAACTTCCTTTGACATCAATCTGATTCTACTGATTTTGCTAATATTTTGCTGCTACTAATTCATAGCTCAACTACTTCTGCAGCGGCTACATATCACCTGAATATGCACTGTATGGAAAATTCTCAGAAAAATCAGATGTCTTCAGCTTTGGAGTTCTTTTATTAGAGCTTGTGACCGGCAAGAGAAATATCGAATTTTTTGGTGCCGAGCTCCCTCTAACCCTTCAAGGATGGGTaagtgattgactttccttctTTGTTCTGCATATGCTAGGAAAACAAGACATTAATGTCTTCAACATGTTTTCAGGCATGGGAATTGTGGAATGATGATAGAGGACTAGACCTTATCGATCCGTCGATAAGGGACACATCTGAATGTCCTGAAAGAGCTCTCAAGTGCATCCATGTAGGGCTTTTGTGTGTTCAGGAATCTCCAGTTGATAGACCAACAATGCCATTAGTCGTTCTGATGCTGGGCAATGACAACGCATCACTTCCTTCTCCAGAAGAACCTGCATTTTCTAGTATTAAGCGTAGGAAATCTAGCAatgttgtttcttcttcttcttctgatcACAACACTTTAAGTAGTTACTCTAACAATGAGTTGACAATTACCCTGCCAGAGGCTCGATAGgacttttcatttttattttatttcacctGAGATGCTTACAAATTGATCTTTCAATTTACCTGTAGCACTGTCTGGAAACGCAATATCGAAATGTAATGCAAATGGAGCTTTGGTCTGTACTTTCTCATCACTTGCACTGAGCCAAATGGATTTGTTCAAATGCTTCAGTGAATTTTATACGCAGTTGGCGATGATGGAAATAGTTCTATGTTAGATTGAATACTTGCCACATTGCATTCCATTTCGCTAATCATTTCTTGTGACAGATCCATCTGAAAAGGTAAATCTTGACTGGAGCAAACGTTTACGAATCATTGAGATCGAGTACTGCTCAAGGCCTCCCTTAAATccaccataaaagaaaaaagaagaagaaaacagaagaGGGGGATGGAAGAAAGAAAACCTTCACAGCTCGATAACGATTCTTGGAAGTAATCTACCATAGCCATGCGTAGTTTCTTGGAAGTCCTAGTCAGAAAACTTGCTGATCATCTATACCTTTGTCTCTTGCATATCTACTTTACGTGCCCAAGACATTCCAAAAGTTGAAGTTTCCAATTCCAATTCTGCGTATGACATCACCATGGTCGACGGCAGCCCACACGTCATGGACACGGCCCTTCTTTATGGCTGGTTCCTTCCCAAAGAAGGAAATtgaaattgacatctgctctttGTCTCCtatgtttatatttattccATGAAATCATGCATGAATGTGTCAAGAAGATGTTTGCCAATTTTCATATTCACATATGACtaagttgaaattgattttattatgtgAAATGTGAAGGTAAACTATTCTTTGTTTAATACTTTAATTGAGTGTCAAGAATTCACTTGGAATTAAGATTTGGGTCATTTGttcgttttttcttttatttactatAACACAATTaagtaaaacatatattttatttatctacttataataaataaattgaataaagaaaatatctttcatattcaccaatttgttagttttttttttaaaaaaatgtatttaatggGTCATTTTTACTCTGTTATTGTCACATAATATAGAAGATAGATacgaaataaatataaacatgtttgattaaaaaaaacaaatataaaatataaaataaatttatttttaaaccaatTTTATAGTCAATTTTACGTTTTGAAGCGCAAAAAAACATTCCATTAACCTTTATTATCCTTGAGATCATACACTAATTTACCTGGGCATAAAACCCTTTTGTACATTAATTCTCACCCTTTTTTTccatagaataataaaaaatttagaaaacaatctttagttataacttttcaaaaaaccGGGTTGGATTAACTGATTTGTCTTATAAATTCAAGgagctgtttgtttttatattttaaaagtgtttttgaaaaaattaatttttttttaattttttatttattttaaattaatatttttttagtgtttttagattattttgatgtgttgatataaaaaataatttttaaaaaataaaaaaaattattttaatatatttttaaataaaaaatattttaaaaaataacaataaccttAGTTTCACGTAACAAATGATCGGGGCTTTTTCAAAAGGGAATTTAGGAAAAGTTTTCAACAAGAACAATCAAATTTGAGTCATCTCACTTGATTTTCTATGATAATCAATGCTTGTGTTCAGGCAAGATACAGATGCACTTATGAACAGTTGATGCTGTCCTTTCTCCTCCCTACCTATTTCTTCCTACCCTGCATTAATGGatctactttattttattttatttttggatggaAAGAGAGATGGGTTATCGTGTCGACATcgcatcattttttatttaaaaaaatccccATCGCATCTGCATATGATTATAAAAACTTATTCTTATAGATGCATTAAGTTATAATCGTTTgagaaaataattcaattttaaataatgtataaaattcatctaaaaataattttttactataaagAGAGGACAGCATTTATGACTCTTAACAAACTATCAATGGGAAGAtcatgatagaaaaaataatttcattaatacaatataatatttagtGTAAATAAAGTTcggattgaaaaatatatttaatggtgaaaattatatataggaaaaaaaaaagacaataaaaataaaaggtaccCTTGTGGAGAGAGTcgtgcaattttatttttttccgtGGCTTTTCCCAATTCGTAATGAAGTCAAAACTCAAGAAAAGCACGGATTCACAGACGCAAACTATATTAAATGACCAAAAAACCCTTGACAACCTTCTGCGAAACAGATGATACTGCACCCCGTGTAAGGAATCAAAGCCGACCAAATTGTCTGTCCCTTCGCTGTCACCCATTGTAAGACCATAACCCTTCAGTTCCTTCCTAGAAGATCCTCTTCCTCCTTTCCTCTCCTATATAAATGCACCAATTCATACCTTTCCACTCATAAATCACATAAGAATCCAATCTTCACGCTTGTTTTCAAAGGTGTCTTGATCAAGAATGGCAGGAGTTGAGAAAAGAGCAGATTTTGAAGACTTGTTGCCTGTAATGGCAAACAAGCTAGGTGGGGAAGGTTTGATAAACGAGCTGTGTAATGGGTTTCAGCTGTTGATGGATAAAGATAGAGGGGTCATTACTATGGAGAGTTTGAGAAGAAATTCGTCTTTCTTGGGCTTGCAAGATTTGAGTGATGATGAGCTTGCTAGTATGGTTAAAGAAGGTGATCTTGATGGTGATGGGGCCTTAAATCAAATGGAGTTTTGTGTTTTGATGTTTAGATTGAGTCCTGAGTTGatgcaagaatcaagattctggCTTGAAGAAGCATTTGAGGAGGAGCTCAAGAGTGATGGGCTTTGAGTCATGCTAGCTGCTGGTGATGATCATCATTGTTTCTACGGATTTTTCTTTTGCCATTGCAAAGATTTGtatgcaaataaaaattaacaccgcCTTGATATGGTGCTGACCACTTCAGTCTAGtttctttgttatttgttttctaatttgttgCTATTGATGTTCAAAATTGAAAGGAGAATACTTAAATACAGAGCATTATTTGCAGGGAAATTTGGTGTTTGTGTTGTTctcaattcataattttattaggctattgttttaaaataaaaaaagaaatagagacgATTGCCCACAAATCCACCATTACAATTAACAAAACATGCCATTACTCGGATTCGAAATCTCTTTTTGGGAGATTAGACCTGCCCAAGGCCCCATATTTTTAGGTGTCTTATATAGTCCCTTAACTCTTTGTAGTAGTCAAATTGGTCCCTAATACTAACAACTAACATTGACCACTAATTACTAACCATTCCATTTACTCATATTTCCCCATAGACCACTAAAGAGGGTTTTAGGCAGCCTAGAGCACAATTCTCAACTAGGTTCTTAAAGTATGGTTTTATCAACTGACTTTTAGGCAgaagggcttaattgaaaattcCAGATACGATTGGGACCTTAATTGAGGGAAACAAAACTCCAGGGACCCGAATCAAGATCACCTCTTAGGCTCATTGCTTATACGAGGTTAATTACCATGTATCTTTAATTTCATTCATCTCTAATTGCAATCATGCATCGGGCTATTACTTTGTGAAAGGTATGGTAGGATGAACAATAATTAACTAACgaggaaataaattgaaaatgtcTTCCAAGatgtatctttaatttatgggaAATTAAGGGGGAAGAGACCACGAGAATATATAGACGTTGTCATACTTTGAATTGATCTTGGAAGCTTTAATCCATGATCTATTCAAATCCGTTGTCACTTTAATAACCTTAAATTATACGTTGTTGTGTGTATGGTTGTGAATCTTGTGATGCGGTAGGCAGACAAAAGCTACGGCAAATCCAAGATTGTTGGTCAAGTTGGCACCAAGTTCCATCCTCCTTCCATCCCTcaatgttcttcttcttcttattattattattattattattatgggaAATCCATCAGCTTTACTAAGGGAGGTAAAATTCATCCATCAAGAAAATTAACGAAACCTAATAGACATTGAAAAATTACTGTAGCTCCGTTCTTACTGTTACTGTTTAATGGATCAGCGTAAATGTGTTTTTACCTctttattcaaaaaactttaCCCTGGATTTTGGCTTTTAAGGGTATTAAAATCTTTTCACATGATCTATTTGTTATTTCTAAATTGATTAGagataaatatatatctttttttatttttattgcacgGTAAAATAACCAGGATACCCTTGCAATCAAAAAACTCAAACCTGGTGTCAAGtggtatttaattttgtatttcataattgtttttttgttattacaatTTAAGTTGAGGGGCAATTTggtaattaatcaaatataaaatattaaacaattaaaatgcatagtaaaataacaaaatacccttaaaataaaaaaaaattaagcttgaGGTCAATGAGTGTTTTAGGTTtttcataatagtttttttaattaaaaagtcaGCTTAGGAGGACTTTTGCATttagctaaataaataaaaaaacaaaaaaggatgtGCATGTATGGCATACTTGGGGGCGCATGGGAGGCGCCCATGCCCTTCGATTGTGCGATGCCTCACAACATCCAAAAATAATCTTTTGTCGTGTTGTTGGAAGCATTGTCGTGTTTTATTTCTGTTGGTGCGATAAGTGTCTCCGATAATAGTCTAGTTTGTTGTCACTTTACCTTTCTTTTTTAccccttcttctctctctctccctccccctaaaaattacagtttggcCCTCTTGGTTGctgatatttcaacttcagtctctattcttttgatttctcattttttgtATTGGCctctttataaaagttttatttgtttttaatttcataattaaatcccaatttatcaaatattatattctccaatttggttcttattctttgggtttctaattttttgccttgattcttttgtaaaagttttattggttttcaatttcatctttcaattgaaattgatggtattatattttttaatttggttctcgctattttgatttttaatttttttttcttggctcttttgtaaaatttattattctttcaatctcatcatttaattacaacattgtttttatttttttatgtcaattttgaaccttattctttttattttttgtccttttactaaattgatttttttttaatttcacctttcaattaaatataaatttattttttattttaatatttatcctcattcttttaattgctattttaaaaaaaatatttatgtataattgaatttttttcaatttcattcatcaatatataattgattgagaattagatttcatgatttttctagattgGGTGCTTTGGGTCTAATAATCTGGATCACGAGTTGTAAAATTTAACATgcgatttttttagaaaaaaaagctttataattctttttagttttttatcgGGTTATTCCAATCACATGATTTAGGTCGTGGGTTTATCGGAATATCTCGGGTTGGCTCAATCCTAATTAGTGAGGTTATAAGTTTATTATGACCGgttttttatatctttgttgACTTATCAGGTTAGACAcgggtcgatccaatatgtttttatttcaatattttttaaaaatatcacttttaatattttttagtcaaattatgtttttactaaTCATCTGGGTTATATTTGGACCCTTCAAGTTGATCGAGTTACATTAGATTAATACCACatggttaatattttttctactagaaaaaatattagcaacgcatgaatattttttacattcaagaaaatttaatcTGACTCACAAAGTAGCGTGAAACAATTATGTAATCAAAAGAGTTAATTAGTAGCTAGTGATGTGGGAAAGGCTTATTGTCTCATTTAATCtagttttcttttgttctttcttgCATGTTTTGTATGTCACTAGTTTTGGTGTTGGCGTTTCGCTGCGAGGCTGAactattttttgtataataacctttacaaaaaacatatcaaaataaattatgaaatttaattctcaatcaactttaatattgaatgataaattaaaaaaatcaattaaaataattttaaaaaataacctagtGAACCTTCATCAACCTATCAAAGTGACCTATaagatttaatctttaaaatatttctgcctgttaaatttaataataaaatttggcAAGTGATTTGACCTACTATTTAACCTACCTGATGAATATTCTTATACATACATCTCTTGACTTTGAACACTGGCTCTTTCTGCCAAGGTTTTACGAGGAAAAATATAACACAAGCTTCTTCCTTCTGACCCGggtaaatcaatatatatatatatattgagaaaattCCAATAAATAACCGGGTGgttataaattgaaatttgaagcAAACTATGGAttcttcattgttattttttttggactttGAACATTAATTGTGTTGTGAAAGCCGTGTACAACGTCAAAGTCAAGGagagtttttaatttctcttttaacAAATGTATTTTCCACATTTTCCCTAATATCTATACAATTTTCTTACGTCATGTTATACGACTGaaaagtgtgtgtatatatatatatatatatatatatatatatatttttaataattaaggtatcattgtattaatttttacatagtaaacttattttttcttaaaaagattGTTTATAGCTAGATTGGCatatttatgagatttttttcttcGTCCTCCCGTGAACACAAATGAGTTGGATCATCACAATAATGTCTTTTCAtgcttttatatttgaaaaaaaaaatcaaatttatattttatattcagatcttgttagtttatttttaaaaaattgacgtagttatttaattaattccGTTTATGAAGGTATTTTAAACTTTCACTCTAAtataaaatgttgaatgatcCCTCAAAATATGTGATTATAAGAGAACAATTGGGAACgttactaaaaaatttaatttttttttgttaaaaattaattttttttatatgttttgcattattttgatgtgctgatctcaaaaatatttttttaaaaataaaaaaaatcattttgatgcatttcagcacgaaaaacactttgaaaaatattttgattgatatttttataccaatcaatcaaattataaatcgGGTCAATATATACCAAAAATCTTAGTGTTTTCTATGAATAACTATAAATATTTACTTTATAAGTCCACattaaaatgagaaataaaCTATGCAAGAGAGAATTATATTCAGActccataaaaataataaaaacatttttatatagctcaaaaatattttttattcttttttttttgtttatctttccTTCTTATGTCAATCTTTTTTATGGAATAAATGTCGATATAGTTACTTTTGTGATATTTAAATaccatattaatttaatataagttGAACAAGTAGAAATTGAATGTCTTTCGAGTCTAATGGTTTGAGTAAATGATTGAATTACACAATAAAGTGATTTTTGTAAGCTTCAAGTGTGGTTGAAATTGTtcctcaaaacaagaaaaaacatgaacaagAGAAATTGAGTCCCAAATTCTTGCTAATTTTGTctccaaataatttttagaacaaATTTTGGGCCAAGAGCTTACAACCCAGAATTATGAGAAGGTGGTTCATAACTTTAACAATGAAGTAATTGGGCTGGATGATGGATTCATTCTCTCGGCAACCTAGAGCAGTCATTTCAAATTTCTAGAtcacatataaatttttttctagccCGTATGTAAAAGggatttcttcaaaaattatttggaGACCAAATTACCATACCAAACAAAtcaatcatattaattattaaatccttTGTATTTAGTTGTtgtctcaaaaaataaaataaaaatagagacagTAGTGATAAAGACATATTTATatctttactatttttattgtctcttatactttttatattttttgatcaaatatttttttgtctctttattttcatctatttttataccaatcaatcaaattatatcCTGTTTTAATTGTCTTTCTAATACCCAAATCTGATTTATGGCTTGAAATCTGgattttttagggttaaaaatgaaatacattttttttaattctcttaataaataaagaaagaaaaatgaaaattaaagaaaatgatgaatgaCAGCTTCCATCTTACCAGCTAATAAGATCGAAGCAAGTCCAAAAAGGAGGAGAGTCTCACTGTCCCACTACTAAAGCACAACATCTTGCCTAAAGCCAAAGTGAGCAAATatattgtcttttaaaaaaaaattgaatgatgtttttataaaaagtaaactcCAACTCAGTATCTAcactttttatttgtaatataatgataaaaatattgataaattatcacattatttttttattaacgttggAATCTGGATCAGTTTGCACGCatttcgactaatcccacgagccctgaagttaacgaccatgtgaACCTCTAATTgtcattatattagcaaccacagctTTTAAACCTGagattacaagaaaaacaaatcttttaattttaaattcttactACTAAACCATTCATCTATTAAATGTTAATtatcacattatttttttaatattacggCATCAAGAGTACTGTTAATGTTTGTATGGCAATGTAGCCCATTGGGAGAGGGGCACGACGAAGGCCTCGTCTAGTCGTTTCAAACCCACAGCAACTTCTGGAAAAGATATCTTGGATATGGCATCGGATGATCTTATCGATGGGATTTGCCTGCCATTTTTTCTCCCCTCACCTTTTGTGCATGGGGTTGCTAgtcaaaagaatatttatagCAATAAAATCCAACTCCTTTCTACAAGATAAACAGAGATGCGGACA
This window of the Populus trichocarpa isolate Nisqually-1 chromosome 13, P.trichocarpa_v4.1, whole genome shotgun sequence genome carries:
- the LOC7497418 gene encoding calcium-binding protein PBP1, coding for MAGVEKRADFEDLLPVMANKLGGEGLINELCNGFQLLMDKDRGVITMESLRRNSSFLGLQDLSDDELASMVKEGDLDGDGALNQMEFCVLMFRLSPELMQESRFWLEEAFEEELKSDGL